In the genome of Halostella limicola, one region contains:
- a CDS encoding S8 family peptidase: MTIQRRDFIKGIAASGLSLAFTGLVGAQDDATFLVVADGDVRRGIEDAGFAVRQELADGSVYVVVGSEDDRDDLDAVEGVSEVARDVRFEFEGPERVEQADTTTDEDRYPLQWDKQVTDVAEAHETTAGEGTRLAIIDTGIDFDHPDLKDNVNAEVSRLFRYGEVTSDAEDVHGHGTHVAGIAAASDEGTTGIVGTAPDAELVSLRVFYYDDVDGDGDQELTTTTADILTAIDHAASLDADAANLSIGTPPLPPETNATGIKVAYQRVAQDAVRRGTLVVVSAGNSDANLQQGGYFTVPNSVAGAMSVSATGPNDERVFYSNYGTNEIDVGAPGGGYETLEKTLADDTEWPFPTNLVLSSVPPELYDGDYYAYFAGTSMAAPQVTGLAGLIRAADSGLNANQVEQAIKDGAELVDGQSDPDLGAGRINAANSLDEL; the protein is encoded by the coding sequence ATGACAATTCAAAGACGAGACTTCATCAAGGGAATCGCCGCCAGCGGCCTATCGCTCGCGTTCACCGGCCTCGTCGGCGCGCAAGACGACGCGACGTTCCTCGTCGTCGCGGACGGAGACGTACGTCGGGGGATCGAAGACGCCGGCTTCGCGGTACGGCAGGAACTCGCAGACGGATCGGTGTACGTCGTGGTCGGGTCAGAAGACGACCGAGACGACCTCGACGCGGTCGAGGGCGTGAGCGAAGTGGCCCGCGACGTTCGGTTCGAGTTCGAGGGCCCTGAACGCGTGGAACAAGCTGATACCACCACTGACGAAGATCGCTATCCGCTGCAGTGGGACAAGCAAGTCACCGATGTGGCGGAAGCGCACGAAACGACAGCGGGCGAAGGAACACGTCTGGCTATCATCGACACCGGGATCGACTTCGATCACCCCGATCTCAAAGATAATGTCAACGCAGAAGTGAGTCGACTGTTCAGATACGGTGAAGTAACGAGTGACGCGGAAGACGTCCACGGGCACGGCACTCACGTCGCCGGTATCGCAGCGGCCTCGGACGAGGGAACTACGGGCATCGTCGGCACCGCACCGGACGCGGAGCTGGTGTCGCTTCGCGTGTTCTACTACGACGACGTAGACGGTGACGGCGATCAGGAACTCACCACCACTACCGCCGACATCCTCACGGCCATCGACCACGCGGCGTCGCTCGACGCCGACGCCGCGAACCTCAGCATCGGGACGCCGCCGCTGCCGCCGGAGACCAACGCCACCGGCATCAAGGTCGCCTACCAGCGCGTGGCACAGGACGCCGTCCGCCGGGGGACGCTCGTGGTCGTCAGCGCCGGCAACTCCGACGCGAACCTGCAGCAGGGCGGGTACTTCACCGTCCCGAACAGCGTCGCCGGGGCGATGAGCGTCAGCGCGACCGGCCCGAACGACGAGCGGGTGTTCTACTCGAACTACGGCACCAACGAGATAGACGTCGGCGCGCCGGGCGGCGGGTACGAGACGCTGGAGAAGACGCTCGCGGACGATACCGAGTGGCCGTTCCCCACGAATCTCGTGCTGTCGTCGGTGCCGCCCGAACTGTACGATGGCGACTACTACGCCTACTTCGCCGGCACGTCGATGGCCGCGCCGCAGGTGACAGGCCTCGCGGGTCTGATCCGCGCCGCGGACTCGGGCCTGAACGCGAATCAGGTGGAGCAGGCGATCAAGGATGGGGCGGAACTGGTGGACGGCCAGAGCGACCCGGACCTCGGCGCGGGCAGGATCAACGCTGCGAACTCGCTCGACGAACTGTAG
- a CDS encoding DUF4013 domain-containing protein → MMAEDALKFPFRGDRTADTFAVGGVLGIATLLLLRVAASLYPTWPTLVAAALAAVPATALFGYLLRVGDATVRGDESVPEFGSPGDLFRSGLRAWAVAAVYLGLPLLILLVTVQGVLGSGIGPDAGTGQRTALLVGSTMTLFLALAVAYVFPAALLNVARGGSPVASLDPRRVKPLLSSGAYFAAWMAAFVAGVLGWGLTLSALRSHSLGGVIAVFAAFYFHLVAARYVGLAYARAVGRDGGPL, encoded by the coding sequence ATGATGGCCGAAGACGCCCTCAAGTTCCCGTTCCGCGGCGACCGGACGGCGGACACGTTCGCCGTCGGCGGCGTCCTCGGGATCGCGACGCTGCTCCTGCTTCGCGTCGCCGCCAGCCTCTACCCGACGTGGCCCACGCTCGTCGCGGCGGCGCTCGCCGCAGTCCCCGCGACGGCGTTGTTCGGCTACCTGCTCAGGGTCGGCGACGCCACGGTGCGCGGTGACGAGTCGGTGCCTGAGTTCGGGAGTCCAGGTGACCTTTTCCGGAGCGGTCTCCGTGCCTGGGCCGTGGCGGCCGTCTACCTCGGTCTGCCTCTGCTCATACTGCTGGTGACGGTGCAGGGAGTGCTCGGATCGGGGATCGGTCCCGACGCCGGCACCGGTCAGCGGACCGCTCTCCTCGTCGGGTCGACGATGACGCTGTTTCTCGCGCTCGCCGTCGCGTACGTGTTCCCGGCGGCCCTGCTCAATGTCGCGCGCGGCGGAAGCCCGGTCGCGAGCCTCGACCCGCGCCGGGTCAAGCCGCTGCTCTCCAGCGGCGCCTACTTCGCCGCCTGGATGGCGGCGTTCGTCGCGGGCGTGCTCGGCTGGGGGCTCACGCTCAGCGCGCTCCGGAGCCACAGTCTGGGCGGCGTTATCGCCGTCTTCGCCGCGTTCTACTTCCACCTCGTCGCCGCGCGGTACGTCGGTCTCGCCTACGCGCGGGCGGTCGGCAGGGACGGCGGGCCGCTGTGA
- the rqcH gene encoding ribosome rescue protein RqcH translates to MDQKRELTSVDLAALVGELGSYEGAKLDKAYLYGDDFLRLKMRDFDRGRVELLVEVGDVKRAHVAAPENVPDAPGRPPNFAMMLRNRLSGADFAGVEQFEFDRILQFHFEREDEDTTIIAELFGPGNIAVLDGNDEVVDSLDTVRLKSRTVAPGSQYEFPDTRVNPLDVDYEGFAALMDDSDTDIVRTLATQLNLGGLYAEEVCTRAGVEKATDIADATEEQYEVVFDALERLRDEMENAELDPRIYVEGDRYVDVTPFPLSEHEDLESESYDTFNAALDEYFHELDRSDDEDDAVTDDSPDFAGEIEKKERIIEQQEQAIEGFERQAEQERERAELLYERYELVDDVLSTIQDARERDTPWDEIEERFEEGAERGIEAAEAVVGVNGDEGTVTVRLDGTDVELDASEGVEHNADRLYTEAKRVEEKKEGALAAIEDTREELEEVKERKRQWEEDGPESGNDDDEDGETEDVDWLSRPSIPVRRSEQWFERFRWFYTSDDFLVIGGRDADQNEELVKKYLEPGDLFFHAQAHGGPVTVLKATDPSEAAKDVDIPQRSKEEAAQFAVSYSSVWKDGRFAGDAYMVTPDQVSKTPESGEFLEKGGFAIRGDRTYFRDVAAGVAVGITCEPSTRVVGGPPSAVRDQAETHVEVEPGQYAQADVGKKLYREFRERFADTSFVRKVASPDRIQHFLPPGGSRIKED, encoded by the coding sequence ATGGACCAGAAGCGGGAACTGACGAGCGTCGACCTCGCGGCGCTCGTCGGCGAACTCGGCAGTTACGAGGGGGCCAAACTCGACAAGGCCTACCTCTACGGCGACGATTTCCTGCGGCTCAAGATGCGCGACTTCGACCGCGGGCGGGTGGAGCTGTTGGTGGAAGTCGGCGACGTGAAACGCGCGCACGTGGCGGCCCCCGAGAACGTCCCGGACGCGCCGGGGCGGCCGCCGAACTTCGCGATGATGCTCCGGAACCGCCTGTCGGGGGCCGACTTCGCGGGCGTGGAGCAGTTCGAGTTCGACCGGATCCTCCAGTTCCACTTCGAACGCGAGGACGAGGACACGACGATCATCGCGGAGCTGTTCGGCCCGGGCAACATCGCCGTCCTCGACGGCAACGACGAGGTGGTTGACTCGCTGGACACCGTCCGGCTGAAGTCCCGCACCGTGGCGCCGGGGTCGCAGTACGAGTTCCCGGACACGCGCGTGAACCCCCTCGACGTCGACTACGAGGGGTTCGCGGCGCTGATGGACGACTCCGACACCGACATCGTGCGGACGCTGGCGACCCAGCTGAACCTCGGCGGCCTCTACGCGGAGGAGGTCTGCACCCGCGCCGGCGTCGAGAAGGCGACCGACATCGCCGACGCCACCGAGGAGCAGTACGAGGTCGTGTTCGACGCGCTAGAGCGCCTCCGCGACGAGATGGAGAACGCCGAACTCGACCCCCGGATCTACGTCGAGGGCGACCGGTACGTCGACGTGACGCCGTTCCCGCTTTCGGAGCACGAGGACCTGGAGAGCGAGTCCTACGACACGTTCAACGCCGCGCTGGACGAGTACTTCCACGAGCTCGACCGCTCCGACGACGAGGACGACGCGGTCACCGACGACTCGCCGGACTTCGCGGGCGAGATCGAGAAGAAAGAGCGCATCATCGAGCAGCAGGAGCAGGCCATCGAGGGGTTCGAGCGGCAGGCCGAGCAGGAGCGCGAGCGCGCGGAACTGCTGTACGAGCGCTACGAGCTGGTCGACGACGTGCTCTCGACGATCCAGGACGCCCGCGAGCGGGACACGCCGTGGGACGAGATCGAGGAGCGCTTCGAGGAGGGCGCCGAGCGCGGCATCGAGGCTGCGGAGGCCGTCGTCGGCGTGAACGGCGACGAGGGGACCGTGACGGTTCGGCTCGACGGCACGGACGTCGAACTCGACGCGAGCGAGGGCGTCGAGCACAACGCCGACCGCCTCTACACCGAGGCCAAGCGCGTCGAGGAGAAAAAGGAGGGCGCGCTGGCGGCCATCGAGGACACCCGCGAGGAACTGGAGGAGGTGAAAGAGCGCAAGCGCCAGTGGGAAGAGGACGGTCCCGAAAGCGGGAACGACGATGACGAGGACGGGGAGACGGAAGACGTCGACTGGCTCTCCCGTCCGTCGATCCCGGTCCGCCGGTCCGAACAGTGGTTCGAGCGGTTCCGCTGGTTCTACACGAGCGACGACTTCCTCGTGATCGGCGGGCGCGACGCCGACCAGAACGAGGAACTCGTCAAGAAGTACCTCGAACCCGGCGACCTGTTCTTCCACGCGCAGGCCCACGGCGGTCCGGTCACGGTCCTCAAGGCGACGGACCCGTCGGAGGCGGCGAAGGACGTCGACATCCCTCAGCGGAGCAAGGAGGAGGCGGCGCAGTTCGCGGTGTCGTACTCCTCGGTGTGGAAGGACGGCCGCTTCGCCGGCGACGCGTACATGGTGACCCCTGACCAGGTGAGCAAGACGCCCGAGAGCGGCGAGTTCCTGGAGAAGGGCGGCTTCGCCATCCGCGGCGACCGGACGTACTTCCGGGACGTGGCCGCCGGCGTCGCCGTCGGCATCACCTGCGAGCCGTCCACCCGCGTCGTCGGCGGCCCGCCGTCGGCCGTCCGCGACCAGGCCGAGACGCACGTCGAGGTCGAACCCGGCCAGTACGCCCAGGCCGACGTCGGCAAGAAGCTCTACCGCGAGTTCCGGGAGCGTTTCGCCGACACCTCCTTCGTCCGGAAGGTGGCGAGCCCCGACCGCATCCAGCACTTCCTGCCGCCGGGCGGTAGCCGGATCAAGGAGGACTGA